The window ATCCTACACGCTCAAGGAATTTTATGCTATTTGCTTCTCGTTCGACCTCATATATATATCTGGAAGCTTGGGTTATTGCTTTTACTAGATCCGATGAAGGGATATAGTTCCCGTGATCTTGGCTATCCATCCAAAACTTTAGAGCACCTTCTGGTCGTTTGATTTCAACTATATCAAGGAAACCGTCATAAGCCTGCATTAGAAAATCAGAGATGTTGTCAATATCAATATCACGTTCGTCGAGTATTCGTACAAATTCTGTTCCAAGTACCCAGTCATTTTGTTCGAACCATTTTTGCCAGCGATGCTCTACGATATCAATATCAAGCATATGTTCGAATTCTTCGACTGCGTTTTTACGGTTAATGTTTTCAAGAGCCAAAACAAGATCTTGTGGAATAATTTCATGGCTTACTATGAAATCAATAAGTTCTTGCTGTTCAGGGTTCTCAAAGATCGCCTTTAAATGAGCTACGTCTTTTTCATCGAATCGTCCATCTATCGGGACGTACTGCTTGATGCCCTTCTGGAATGGGGCATAGTTCTCCTGAAGAAAGTTAACAAGGTTGAGAAATTCCTCCGTATCTAGTGTGAGTTCACTCCGTGGTTGCTCACTCTCAGCTTTTTCAAATTCAAGCCCTGTAGAAGTTCTAATTCTATTATAGCGTCCTAATTTGAGGGCAACGTCTGAGCAACCTGATGACCGGGGAATTCCCCAAAATGAAACTCTAGTAATTACGGTCGGTCGGTCTCTCAGTATGCCCAATAAATAATCTATTCCGCTTCTTGAAGTACGTATTTCAGGCATGACTTCTCCCCAAATAATCCATTATTTCATTACTCGGCGCGGGATTTCCCGCTTAAGATAATGATAGGATTCTTTATATCATGATGTGATGCTACAGCCGAGCGGACGGTGCTGTCAAACATGAATCGCATTACCCGCTAGGGGATAACGACGGCAGCCAGATGCCTCCCAAGTAGCGCCGGGAGCGTCCAGAGCTCCATTTTACCGGAGAGCAGCAGGAGGGGCCAACAGTTGGGGGGGCGGATGAGCCGAAGGAAGGCCCTATAGCGTCTCCGGCCAGGACTTCCTTGAAAAACAGCGGGACGGGTGAAGCCTAATATTATTGCCTCACTTCAAAAGTGGCAGACGGGCCGTCTCAGTAAATTCGACGAGCCTGATCTTATTGCAAGGGAAAATGGTTAATAATTATATAAAATTATAAATATTCTATAACTATCACCGGCAAAAGAGATCATTCCCCATAGAATTCTAGCTTCGTTGGTGAAACTACCGCTAAGTATTCTATAATGCCGGGATTTGATAAGAGATTTAGGCTTAGTTTCCGAATAAATCCTGACAAAAAGCCCAAATTTCTAAAATACTGAATGGATATAGCCCTGTATCTCCAAAAAACGCGCTAGTAGCGCTTAGAATAGGCGAGCTTTCCCTCGGGTCGGGGATTTGCTACCTCGCTGCGATCACCCTTATACGGACGTTCAAGGCGGCATGCACGACATCCGTTTGATTTGAACATTCATAGGGGGGGCTCTGAAAATAGGGGTTCTTCGTGATAATGCCTGCTTGGAATCGCCAGAGACGCATCAATTCTTCGGTTGACATGAATATTTCCAAGGGCTATAAAATTATCAATGTTCAAGGAGAGGCAAATGAAGATCAATTCGTCCAAGGCTGCAATATATTTGCTCCCATTATTAATGATGAGCTGTTCGGATCGTTCGGCTCAACTTACCCTACACGGATCTAAAATCAATCTAAAAGTGGGCGTGGTGATGAAATCCGGAGACGTAAAAAACGTGGCACGACAAGATTTCGTTGTTTCTAAAATAGATATATTAACTATATTGCCGAAAACGGAAGCTTCCGGAAATGCGTCATATAATTTTTTACAACATCAAGACATCGAGAACAATGTCAAGAACCAGATTGACTATGACAATAAAAACAGGACATTACAAAGCCAAATTATTTCTTTGAATAATCAAATCAACTCATTGAACGAGCGGCTTTCCGTACTCCAAAATGAAAAGCAAGCTGAAATAGAAACTCTATTGCCGGCTCTTAAGCAAAACATGAAATTAGCATGTGATCTAAGCTTACAGTATGGAGGGGGCTTCACTCGATTCGATGAAGGAAATAGAAGTTATGCCGAAATTCGTTCCGCTATCATCGAACAGGAAGCGCTGTATAAAAAAATAACAAGCCAAGATTGGCAACCCGGGCTAAAAAAAGAATGGGCTGGCTTACATACCGGCTTTCTAGGAGTATTGGATTCTTTTAGGAGGATTGACGCTCCTTTAAATAGTCTGCGGGTTGAGATCGAAAAGAAAAGGGCCAGTATTAATTCTATTAAGTCAGAAATCGAGGCCCTAAAATCAGATTTGGCGAAAAGAGTCTCGGAAATAAGCGATAAAGATAAAAAACAATCAGCACAAGAAGCTGCATCCTTAGAAGAGAAAAGAATCGCGAACCTCGAAAACA is drawn from Candidatus Aminicenantes bacterium and contains these coding sequences:
- a CDS encoding DUF4263 domain-containing protein: MPEIRTSRSGIDYLLGILRDRPTVITRVSFWGIPRSSGCSDVALKLGRYNRIRTSTGLEFEKAESEQPRSELTLDTEEFLNLVNFLQENYAPFQKGIKQYVPIDGRFDEKDVAHLKAIFENPEQQELIDFIVSHEIIPQDLVLALENINRKNAVEEFEHMLDIDIVEHRWQKWFEQNDWVLGTEFVRILDERDIDIDNISDFLMQAYDGFLDIVEIKRPEGALKFWMDSQDHGNYIPSSDLVKAITQASRYIYEVEREANSIKFLERVGSVKTVKPRCILIFGRSFDWDEKKCEAYRILNSSYHNLTILTYDHVLDRAKRIVGIE